A DNA window from Porphyromonas gingivalis ATCC 33277 contains the following coding sequences:
- the groL gene encoding chaperonin GroEL (60 kDa chaperone family; promotes refolding of misfolded polypeptides especially under stressful conditions; forms two stacked rings of heptamers to form a barrel-shaped 14mer; ends can be capped by GroES; misfolded proteins enter the barrel where they are refolded when GroES binds) has product MAKEIKFDMESRDLLKKGVDALANAVKVTLGPKGRNVILSKTYGAPHITKDGVSVAKEIELECPFENMGAQLVKEVASKTNDDAGDGTTTATILAQSIIGVGLKNVTAGANPMDLKRGIDKAVKAVVTHIAGMAKEVGDDFQKIEHVAKISANGDENIGSLIAEAMRKVKKEGVITVEEAKGTDTTVEVVEGMQFDRGYISPYFVTNTDKMEVQMENPFILIYDKKISVLKEMLPILEQTVQTGKPLLIIAEDIDSEALATLVVNRLRGSLKICAVKAPGFGDRRKAMLEDIAILTGGTVISEETGLKLENATMDMLGTAEKVTVDKDNTTIVNGAGNKEGIASRITQIKAQIENTTSDYDREKLQERLAKLAGGVAVLYVGAASEVEMKEKKDRVEDALSATRAAIEEGTVPGGGTAYIRAIAALEGLKGENEDETTGIEIVKRAIEEPLRQIVANAGKEGAVVVQKVKEGKDDFGYNARTDVFENLYSTGVIDPAKVTRVALENAASIAGMFLTTECVIADKKEDNPAAPAMPGGMGGMGGMM; this is encoded by the coding sequence ATGGCAAAAGAAATCAAATTCGATATGGAATCTCGCGACCTTCTGAAGAAGGGCGTGGATGCACTGGCAAATGCCGTTAAAGTTACCCTCGGGCCGAAAGGTCGTAACGTTATCCTTAGCAAGACGTACGGAGCTCCGCACATTACCAAGGACGGTGTGAGCGTAGCGAAAGAGATAGAATTGGAGTGCCCGTTCGAGAACATGGGTGCCCAGTTGGTGAAAGAAGTAGCCTCCAAGACCAATGACGATGCCGGTGACGGTACGACTACGGCTACGATCCTCGCCCAGAGCATTATCGGCGTGGGTCTGAAGAACGTTACGGCAGGAGCCAATCCGATGGATTTGAAGCGTGGTATCGACAAGGCTGTAAAGGCTGTGGTAACTCACATCGCAGGTATGGCTAAGGAAGTGGGCGACGACTTCCAGAAGATCGAGCACGTAGCCAAGATCTCTGCCAACGGAGACGAAAACATCGGTAGCCTCATTGCCGAAGCCATGCGCAAGGTGAAGAAAGAAGGCGTTATCACGGTAGAAGAAGCCAAGGGAACCGACACTACGGTAGAAGTGGTGGAAGGTATGCAGTTCGACCGCGGCTACATCTCTCCCTACTTCGTGACGAATACGGATAAGATGGAGGTGCAAATGGAAAATCCTTTCATCCTCATCTACGACAAGAAAATATCCGTGCTGAAAGAGATGCTCCCGATCCTCGAACAAACGGTTCAGACGGGCAAGCCCCTCCTCATCATTGCAGAAGACATCGACAGCGAAGCACTCGCTACCTTGGTTGTAAACCGTCTGCGCGGCAGTCTCAAGATCTGTGCAGTGAAGGCTCCCGGATTCGGCGATCGTCGCAAGGCTATGCTCGAAGACATTGCTATCCTGACGGGCGGAACGGTTATCAGCGAAGAGACCGGTCTGAAGCTCGAAAATGCTACGATGGATATGCTCGGTACAGCTGAGAAAGTAACGGTTGATAAGGACAATACTACTATCGTTAACGGAGCCGGAAACAAAGAAGGCATCGCTTCACGTATCACGCAGATCAAAGCTCAGATCGAGAATACGACCAGCGACTACGACCGCGAAAAGCTGCAAGAACGTTTGGCCAAGCTCGCCGGCGGTGTAGCTGTTCTTTACGTGGGTGCTGCCAGCGAAGTGGAAATGAAGGAAAAGAAGGATCGCGTAGAAGATGCTTTGAGTGCAACGCGTGCTGCAATCGAAGAAGGTACAGTACCCGGTGGCGGTACGGCATACATTCGTGCCATAGCTGCTTTGGAAGGTCTCAAAGGTGAGAACGAAGACGAAACCACAGGTATCGAGATCGTGAAACGCGCCATCGAGGAGCCGCTTCGTCAGATCGTAGCGAACGCCGGTAAAGAGGGTGCCGTTGTGGTACAGAAGGTGAAAGAAGGCAAGGACGACTTCGGCTACAATGCCCGTACGGATGTTTTCGAAAACCTCTACAGCACCGGTGTTATCGACCCGGCCAAAGTAACACGTGTAGCATTGGAAAATGCAGCATCTATCGCAGGTATGTTCCTGACTACGGAGTGCGTTATCGCTGACAAGAAAGAAGATAATCCTGCCGCACCGGCCATGCCCGGAGGTATGGGAGGAATGGGCGGCATGATGTAA
- a CDS encoding CPBP family intramembrane glutamic endopeptidase, whose amino-acid sequence MKKALFKDWPILSHLALILIIGYLLISVLHLAPTLFGYGQEGLPLLLATSLFSVVVFGGGAVWQAFLFSDRPTSFLGLQPYQIDWRKAVLLLLSYAGCLLAVVLTTKGIKLLLPFLPPAWQEEIDRSGAHYTSLIKEMLQGGKGWALLAIAIIPGITEELFFRGAVLRWMRRVTRNRWHAAVWLTAIVFSIAHLDLMGFFPRIVLGAYLGYVYYHTHSIYVPMALHVLNNAIALCSLSLDR is encoded by the coding sequence ATGAAAAAGGCTCTTTTTAAAGATTGGCCTATACTCAGTCATCTTGCTCTGATACTGATTATTGGCTATCTCCTGATCTCTGTACTTCACTTAGCCCCTACTCTATTCGGGTACGGACAGGAAGGCTTGCCGTTGCTATTGGCGACAAGCTTATTCAGCGTCGTGGTATTCGGGGGAGGGGCTGTATGGCAAGCCTTTTTATTTTCTGACAGGCCTACATCTTTTTTGGGCCTACAACCGTATCAGATCGATTGGCGCAAAGCAGTACTGCTGTTACTCTCTTATGCCGGATGTCTTTTGGCCGTAGTATTAACGACCAAAGGTATAAAGCTCCTTCTGCCCTTTCTCCCTCCGGCTTGGCAAGAAGAAATCGACCGTAGCGGTGCCCATTATACAAGCCTGATAAAGGAGATGCTGCAGGGAGGCAAGGGTTGGGCTTTGCTTGCTATTGCAATAATACCGGGCATTACGGAAGAATTGTTTTTTAGAGGAGCCGTATTACGCTGGATGCGCCGTGTTACCCGCAATAGATGGCATGCTGCAGTTTGGCTGACTGCCATCGTTTTCAGCATTGCACATCTCGATCTGATGGGATTTTTTCCCCGAATCGTCTTGGGTGCTTATTTGGGTTATGTCTATTATCATACGCACAGTATATATGTTCCCATGGCTCTACATGTTTTGAATAATGCTATCGCCTTATGCTCCCTTTCCTTAGACAGATAG
- a CDS encoding PD-(D/E)XK nuclease family protein, with the protein MLPFLRQIAAHYYKEYGEDIHRLCFVFQGRRAGLFFKRHLSGISAKPLFAPRTTNLKDLLLGLSPYKELDRTALLFELYNTYKEIWPQAEPFDQFIFWGDIILKDFNEIDKHLVSAKALYSNLKDFREMENDFSFLSEKQIAAIRSFWESFSPASGQMENGCQQSFLDFWKLLSPLYIRFNQRLADQGNGYHGMILRHTVDRLRQRETSVRELLSSADRGGNADPDKYVFVGLFALSPAEEYILVRIKAEGICDFCFDDDLSLLHSAGNLTGTILDHNKEIFGKQTPWQESSENGQTSSLEDKPAPDIRIIRTASEIVQAKLLPQLIEELYPEGYSDKEGIQTAIILPDTGMLMPVLNSLAETVGRINVTMGYPLSQSAISIFVEKWIRVQAEIRLIQKVPHFRTDAVLDLLNSVLLTPLLTDHSRDLLSNREVTKQYYVPEERLWGDELTNLLFSRPDSGQQLLDRLFLLLEKIAESMLFQPADSEYDQSEETNNMELEQIYHYRNILNRLRGLVESYAMDMSVRSAALLLQGLVSGVSIPFEGEPLVGLQIMGIDQTRSLDFKHLIILSVNEGKLPSRVYETTMIPYTLRRGYGLPVNEVNEATQSYDFFRLIQRAESVTMLYDARSDQLGGGEESRYIRQMRFLFDMPLKVQELHLTGSLPHSPAICVRKEGEVLTKLHRFLEYDNEESLDPEERLSALSASSINTYVACPLRFYFENVRGIREENASDELMAANDFGTVVHRSMELIYKPCCGGGIVSSDILSRWLDPKNATIARIVRQAYTEEYLRSANTQGALSGLNHLYCIMIEKYVRRILEHDKSLAPFRYIDSERRVKGSFSLSNGSRVRLHGIIDRIDELNEECRRIVDYKSGDTTTELGSWDLMFQHPIAGKSKKHPTAIAQTLLYALMAKMQMENEGEGSELPLCPTIYGFKELYKQKEDYTGVVVLKEVGKAIEQITDFDQICEMFEERLRTCLDELFDPDIPFTETEDIRTCSYCPFASLCGK; encoded by the coding sequence ATGCTCCCTTTCCTTAGACAGATAGCTGCCCACTACTACAAAGAGTACGGCGAAGATATTCACCGACTTTGTTTCGTCTTTCAGGGAAGACGAGCCGGCCTTTTTTTCAAACGTCATCTGTCGGGGATTAGCGCAAAGCCTTTGTTTGCACCTCGCACCACGAATCTGAAGGATTTGCTGCTGGGGCTGTCTCCCTATAAAGAGCTTGACAGAACGGCCTTGCTATTCGAGCTATACAATACTTACAAAGAGATATGGCCTCAGGCGGAACCTTTCGATCAGTTTATTTTTTGGGGCGATATTATCCTGAAAGACTTTAATGAGATAGACAAACACCTCGTATCGGCCAAAGCCTTATACAGCAATCTGAAAGACTTTCGGGAGATGGAGAACGATTTTTCATTTTTGAGCGAAAAACAGATAGCAGCCATTCGCAGTTTTTGGGAATCCTTTTCTCCAGCAAGCGGCCAAATGGAGAATGGATGTCAGCAGAGTTTTCTGGATTTCTGGAAGCTATTGTCCCCGCTTTACATTCGGTTCAACCAACGTCTTGCAGACCAAGGCAACGGATACCATGGGATGATCCTTCGCCATACAGTTGATCGCCTCCGGCAAAGAGAAACATCGGTACGAGAGCTGCTCTCATCTGCAGACAGAGGGGGGAATGCAGATCCTGATAAATATGTCTTTGTCGGTTTGTTCGCCCTTTCCCCTGCCGAGGAATATATTCTCGTTCGTATAAAAGCGGAAGGCATATGTGATTTTTGCTTTGATGACGACCTCTCTCTATTGCATTCGGCAGGCAATCTTACCGGCACTATTCTGGATCATAACAAAGAGATTTTCGGGAAACAGACTCCGTGGCAAGAGTCTTCCGAGAATGGTCAAACAAGCTCATTGGAAGACAAACCGGCTCCTGATATCAGGATCATACGTACCGCCTCCGAGATTGTTCAGGCCAAACTTTTGCCACAGCTGATCGAGGAGTTATACCCTGAAGGCTATTCTGACAAAGAAGGAATACAAACAGCTATCATTCTTCCCGATACAGGAATGTTGATGCCCGTATTGAACAGTCTGGCCGAGACTGTAGGACGTATCAATGTGACTATGGGCTATCCTCTCTCTCAAAGTGCCATTTCCATTTTTGTCGAGAAGTGGATCAGGGTACAGGCAGAAATCCGTCTTATTCAAAAAGTTCCTCATTTTCGGACAGATGCTGTTCTTGACTTGCTCAATAGTGTTCTTCTCACTCCCTTATTGACAGATCATTCGCGTGATCTCCTCTCGAATAGGGAGGTAACCAAGCAGTACTACGTACCGGAGGAAAGACTTTGGGGCGATGAACTGACCAATCTGCTTTTTAGCCGGCCGGATAGTGGGCAGCAGCTACTCGACCGGTTGTTCCTACTCCTTGAAAAAATTGCCGAAAGCATGCTCTTTCAACCAGCCGATTCGGAGTATGACCAATCGGAGGAGACCAATAATATGGAGTTGGAGCAGATCTATCACTATCGCAATATACTGAACAGGCTCAGAGGACTGGTCGAATCCTATGCCATGGATATGTCAGTTCGTTCTGCAGCTCTTCTGTTGCAAGGATTGGTATCCGGAGTGAGCATCCCATTCGAGGGAGAACCTCTGGTCGGCCTGCAAATCATGGGAATAGATCAAACGCGATCTTTGGATTTCAAACATCTGATCATTCTCTCTGTCAACGAGGGTAAACTCCCATCGCGTGTCTATGAAACGACAATGATACCATACACATTGCGCAGAGGGTATGGGCTTCCGGTCAATGAGGTAAACGAAGCCACTCAATCTTATGATTTTTTCCGTCTCATTCAGCGAGCCGAAAGTGTAACGATGCTGTACGATGCTCGTTCGGACCAGCTTGGGGGAGGAGAGGAAAGCCGTTATATCCGACAGATGCGTTTCCTTTTCGATATGCCTCTAAAGGTACAGGAATTGCACCTGACGGGTTCGCTTCCACATAGTCCTGCTATATGTGTCAGGAAGGAAGGAGAAGTGCTGACGAAACTGCACCGATTCCTCGAATACGATAACGAAGAATCACTCGATCCGGAAGAACGTCTATCCGCCCTTTCGGCCAGCAGCATCAATACCTATGTGGCTTGCCCTCTTCGTTTTTATTTTGAAAACGTCAGAGGGATTCGAGAGGAGAATGCTTCCGATGAACTGATGGCCGCCAATGATTTCGGTACCGTGGTGCATCGTTCCATGGAGTTGATCTACAAGCCTTGTTGCGGTGGTGGGATAGTTTCTTCGGATATTTTATCTCGGTGGTTGGATCCGAAGAATGCAACTATCGCGAGGATAGTAAGGCAAGCATACACGGAAGAATATCTCCGATCGGCCAATACACAGGGAGCTTTGTCGGGATTGAATCATCTTTATTGCATCATGATAGAGAAGTATGTACGGCGGATCTTGGAGCATGACAAATCATTGGCTCCCTTTCGCTACATAGACTCGGAGCGCAGAGTCAAAGGCAGCTTCTCCCTTAGCAATGGTAGCCGGGTTCGGTTACACGGAATCATAGACCGCATTGATGAGTTGAATGAGGAATGTCGGCGCATAGTGGACTACAAAAGTGGAGATACCACCACAGAGCTTGGCTCATGGGACCTTATGTTCCAACACCCGATAGCAGGAAAAAGCAAAAAACATCCGACGGCCATAGCTCAAACTCTCTTATATGCTCTCATGGCCAAGATGCAAATGGAGAACGAAGGAGAGGGTTCCGAACTCCCTCTGTGTCCGACGATATATGGCTTTAAGGAGCTGTACAAGCAGAAAGAGGATTACACGGGTGTGGTCGTTCTCAAGGAAGTGGGGAAAGCAATTGAGCAGATTACGGATTTTGATCAAATTTGCGAAATGTTCGAAGAGAGGTTGCGAACTTGCTTGGACGAATTGTTCGATCCCGATATTCCTTTTACAGAAACCGAAGACATACGGACTTGCAGCTATTGCCCATTCGCAAGTTTATGCGGAAAATAA
- a CDS encoding DUF4105 domain-containing protein produces MAKKYLSTLKVSAGLFSAILIVLLASGLLANAQTVSTETKDQGLQMSLLISSPSTEAVYTRYGHVAFRILNPVQGTDIAYNYGMFDYNEPNFILRFVRGETDYYVEALYTSYYVEEYLRSGRGIVELVLNLTQEEIEKAERYLAWNIRPENKRYRYNIFYDNCATRLIEIIKETTGATLQIPHEGEERKWRQLIDECCTDAPWVKFGIDLALGAKTDTYANPEEQLFLPNRMLDLLPRTTLLYPNGRSTPLIRDTKEWFPAKPASMEPAEEGWPTPLLASIALLIVSIAVAVWDVRRKDICYVYDSILLAIMGLSGCVIFILSFFSEHPHTNPNYNLFLLHPLHLLIGLPLTVVPLFHRAGFVYHFINFAELSLIGLAIWFLPQQVVLPLYVAGIALWLLSARWILVNRWRKNVR; encoded by the coding sequence ATGGCAAAAAAATATCTAAGCACACTGAAAGTATCGGCCGGACTATTCTCCGCCATCTTGATTGTCTTATTGGCCAGCGGACTTCTGGCCAATGCACAGACAGTTAGCACGGAGACGAAAGATCAAGGTCTGCAGATGAGCCTCTTGATCTCTTCTCCTTCTACAGAAGCGGTATACACTCGCTACGGTCATGTCGCATTCAGGATTCTCAATCCCGTACAAGGGACGGATATTGCTTACAATTATGGCATGTTCGATTATAACGAACCTAATTTCATACTTCGATTTGTACGAGGCGAAACGGATTATTACGTTGAAGCTCTTTATACATCCTATTATGTGGAAGAATACCTTCGGAGCGGAAGAGGAATCGTGGAATTAGTATTGAATCTCACACAGGAAGAGATCGAAAAAGCTGAGCGGTATTTGGCATGGAATATTCGCCCCGAGAATAAACGATACCGCTATAATATCTTTTATGACAACTGTGCTACCCGCCTTATCGAGATCATAAAAGAAACCACAGGAGCTACCTTGCAAATCCCTCATGAGGGTGAGGAGAGAAAGTGGAGACAGCTGATCGATGAATGCTGTACCGATGCCCCTTGGGTCAAGTTCGGCATCGATCTGGCTCTCGGGGCGAAAACAGATACCTATGCCAATCCGGAGGAGCAGTTATTCCTGCCGAATAGAATGTTGGATCTGCTACCACGTACCACTCTACTCTATCCCAATGGTCGATCAACACCACTCATCAGGGATACCAAAGAGTGGTTTCCGGCTAAGCCGGCCAGTATGGAACCTGCGGAGGAGGGCTGGCCTACACCTTTATTAGCTTCTATAGCTTTGCTGATAGTTTCTATTGCAGTAGCTGTTTGGGATGTCCGTCGCAAGGATATATGCTATGTATATGACTCTATCTTATTAGCCATTATGGGGTTATCGGGATGTGTTATTTTCATTCTGTCATTTTTCTCAGAACATCCGCATACCAACCCGAATTACAATCTTTTCCTGCTTCATCCCCTTCATCTGCTTATCGGGTTGCCTCTGACTGTGGTACCGCTCTTTCACCGAGCAGGCTTTGTCTATCATTTTATTAACTTTGCAGAGCTAAGTTTGATCGGTTTGGCAATATGGTTTTTGCCCCAACAAGTAGTGCTCCCGCTCTATGTGGCCGGCATTGCTCTATGGTTGCTTTCCGCTCGCTGGATATTGGTAAATAGATGGAGAAAGAACGTTCGGTGA
- a CDS encoding alkaline phosphatase family protein, with translation MEKERSVKRLVTTLLAVLTIGNVTVQGQSVHPKLVVVITIDQLRGDLLSFCRSQYGTGGFNHLLQDGLVFSNVDFGFDGVDEASAIAGIYTGTYPNRHSITGSTVFDREKNKSVSILEDKNFLGNYTSEHLSPLKLTSGTIGDELRSATDGRSKVYAIAPNAVAAIVAAGQSGNGAFWIEDRKGMWATTTYYKDFPWHIDKFNSSADSPSSKISSVVWTPMSSPQSLPVGGDPVAFSHKFSHSNISLFKQSAPINEEVTTLALRLIEYGGLELAKQPNLLSLTYYAGRYPAKHQSEHQAEMVDTYRRLDAQLARLFTALDKKIGLANCIIALSGTGHFNSSIPEESVFPHKRHRYFSPKRCKALINMYLMALHGQGQWVLDYADGQLILDKKLAEKKQVDMRRLQSEVAEFARQMSGVRLALPAHEIGSGAINEEANRFVRSFRLGQSADVCLQLQGGWIEGEEEASSNSDHKQIRYNAVAAPFILVVPGIKGQKVQRTISSTEIAPTLAYILRIRPPTEARALPLPEVAL, from the coding sequence ATGGAGAAAGAACGTTCGGTGAAACGACTTGTAACGACCCTTTTGGCCGTATTGACTATAGGGAATGTTACAGTACAGGGGCAATCGGTTCATCCCAAGCTGGTGGTGGTAATTACCATTGACCAGTTGAGAGGTGATCTCCTCTCGTTTTGCCGCTCGCAATATGGCACAGGTGGATTTAATCATCTGCTGCAGGATGGACTTGTTTTTAGCAACGTAGACTTCGGATTCGATGGGGTAGACGAAGCATCGGCTATTGCAGGTATATATACCGGCACCTATCCTAATCGTCACAGTATTACAGGCAGTACTGTATTCGACAGAGAAAAAAACAAGTCGGTATCCATTTTGGAAGACAAAAACTTCTTAGGCAATTATACATCTGAACATCTGTCTCCTCTCAAGCTCACTTCCGGTACTATCGGCGATGAACTACGGAGTGCAACGGATGGAAGGAGCAAGGTTTATGCGATAGCACCGAATGCCGTAGCAGCAATCGTAGCTGCAGGTCAGTCTGGAAATGGTGCATTCTGGATCGAAGATCGTAAGGGGATGTGGGCTACGACTACCTACTACAAAGATTTCCCTTGGCACATCGATAAGTTCAACTCCTCGGCCGACTCTCCCTCTTCTAAAATAAGCAGTGTTGTATGGACTCCTATGTCCTCGCCCCAATCTTTGCCTGTGGGTGGAGATCCCGTTGCCTTTTCTCACAAATTCAGTCATTCCAACATCAGTCTTTTCAAACAATCTGCTCCGATCAATGAAGAAGTCACGACTTTGGCTCTCCGGCTGATCGAGTATGGAGGATTGGAACTTGCCAAACAGCCCAATCTGCTATCGCTCACTTATTATGCAGGAAGATACCCTGCCAAACATCAGAGTGAGCATCAGGCCGAGATGGTGGACACGTACCGTCGCTTGGATGCTCAACTTGCTCGCCTGTTCACAGCTTTGGACAAAAAGATTGGCTTGGCAAACTGCATAATAGCCCTGAGTGGAACAGGCCACTTCAATAGTTCGATCCCGGAGGAAAGCGTATTCCCCCATAAGCGTCATCGCTACTTCAGTCCAAAGCGATGCAAAGCTTTGATCAATATGTATTTGATGGCTCTTCACGGACAGGGACAATGGGTCTTGGATTATGCAGATGGTCAGTTGATTCTGGACAAAAAACTGGCAGAAAAGAAACAGGTCGATATGCGTCGGCTTCAATCAGAAGTGGCAGAATTTGCCCGACAGATGAGCGGTGTACGACTTGCATTGCCGGCGCACGAAATAGGTTCGGGAGCAATTAACGAAGAAGCGAATCGTTTTGTTCGTTCGTTCCGATTGGGGCAATCTGCGGATGTATGTTTGCAATTACAAGGAGGATGGATAGAAGGAGAAGAGGAGGCATCCTCGAATTCGGATCACAAACAAATACGCTATAATGCTGTAGCAGCTCCTTTTATCTTGGTGGTACCCGGCATAAAAGGACAAAAAGTGCAGCGAACTATTTCTTCGACAGAGATAGCTCCCACCTTGGCGTATATCCTCCGCATACGTCCTCCGACAGAGGCTCGTGCCTTGCCATTACCCGAAGTGGCTCTCTGA